A DNA window from Polynucleobacter sp. AP-Titi-500A-B4 contains the following coding sequences:
- the ftsA gene encoding cell division protein FtsA, producing the protein MSKDNRDLLVGLDIGTSKVVALVAELAPDGQFNVVGVGQTASKGLKKGVVVNIEATVQSIQKALEEAEIMADRQIVQVFTGIAGNHIVSFNSSGMVAIRDKEVSAGDVERVLETAKAINIPTDQQILHILVQEFIIDGQEDVREPIGMSGLRLEVKVHIVTGAVSAAQNIVKCVRRCGLEVNDLILQPLASSLAVLTEDEKELGVVLVDIGGGTTDIAIYCQGSIRHTAVIPIAGDQITNDIAMALRTPTIDAEDLKIAHGIARQEMADPTAMIDVPGVGDREPRPMSKQALAAVIEPRVEELFTLVRGVVRDSGYEDMVSSGIVLTGGTSLMPGMVELAEQVFLRPARIGTPEYRGHLHEVLRSPRFATSIGLLMEGQAQLLRGRRVSQSGALQGVISRMKEWFAGNF; encoded by the coding sequence ATGAGTAAAGACAATCGCGATTTATTGGTTGGTTTAGATATTGGAACCTCTAAGGTAGTTGCCTTGGTTGCTGAGTTGGCGCCTGATGGTCAATTCAATGTTGTTGGTGTGGGTCAAACTGCTTCAAAGGGTTTAAAGAAGGGCGTTGTCGTCAATATTGAGGCGACTGTTCAATCCATTCAGAAAGCTTTGGAAGAAGCCGAGATCATGGCTGACCGTCAGATCGTGCAGGTTTTTACTGGCATTGCAGGTAACCATATTGTGAGCTTCAACTCTAGTGGCATGGTTGCTATTCGCGATAAGGAAGTGAGTGCGGGTGACGTTGAGCGTGTTCTTGAAACTGCTAAAGCAATCAACATTCCGACCGATCAACAAATTTTGCACATTCTAGTTCAAGAATTCATTATCGATGGACAGGAGGATGTACGTGAACCGATTGGTATGAGTGGTTTACGTTTAGAGGTGAAGGTACATATTGTTACGGGCGCGGTAAGTGCTGCGCAAAACATTGTGAAGTGCGTGCGTCGTTGTGGTCTTGAAGTCAATGACTTGATTTTGCAACCTTTGGCCTCTAGTCTCGCAGTCTTAACCGAAGATGAAAAAGAGCTTGGTGTAGTTCTAGTCGACATCGGTGGCGGCACAACAGATATTGCGATCTATTGCCAAGGATCTATTCGTCATACGGCAGTGATTCCAATTGCTGGCGATCAAATTACGAATGACATTGCAATGGCATTGCGTACCCCAACGATTGATGCAGAAGATTTAAAAATTGCACATGGCATTGCTCGTCAAGAAATGGCTGATCCAACAGCCATGATTGATGTTCCGGGTGTGGGCGATCGTGAGCCACGTCCAATGTCTAAGCAAGCCCTGGCCGCCGTTATTGAGCCTCGTGTCGAAGAGCTATTTACGTTAGTCCGTGGAGTTGTGCGTGACTCCGGTTATGAAGACATGGTGTCTTCAGGAATTGTTCTGACTGGCGGCACTTCTTTAATGCCGGGCATGGTCGAGTTAGCAGAGCAGGTGTTCTTAAGACCAGCTCGTATCGGCACTCCAGAATATCGCGGGCATCTGCATGAGGTCTTACGTAGCCCAAGATTTGCTACCAGCATTGGTTTGTTAATGGAAGGTCAGGCGCAGTTGTTGCGTGGCCGTCGTGTTTCTCAATCAGGCGCGTTACAGGGTGTCATTTCGCGCATGAAGGAATGGTTTGCAGGAAATTTTTAA
- the secA gene encoding preprotein translocase subunit SecA gives MVIGLLKTLVGSRNDRLLKQYRKVVAKVGAFESILQSLDDAALAAKTAEFKSRLAAGESLDDITPEAFAVVREASVRVMKMRHFDAQLMGGLALHQGKIAEMGTGEGKTLTATLPVYLNALTGKGVHVVTVNDYLAQRDAEWMSTLYNFLGMKVGVNLSQMDHKTKQEAYAADITYGTNNEFGFDYLRDNMVQDLDQRVQRGLAYAIVDEVDSILIDEARTPLIISGQADDHTDLYIKINALPAHLERQIGEEKADGTGVEKPGDYWVDEKSQQVYLTEQGHDKAEQILVQIGALNDGDSLYSPQNITLMHHVYAALRAHTLYNRDQHYVVQNKEVIIVDEFTGRLMQGRRWSDGLHQAVEAKEGVPIQNENQTLATITFQNYFRMYGKLAGMTGTADTEAYEFKEIYNLETVVIPPNRISQRKDKQDQIYKSSRERYDAVIKDIEDCYERGQPVLVGTTSIENSELISGILEKRKLPHQVLNAKQHAREAEIIAQAGRPKMITIATNMAGRGTDIVLGGNVGKQSALIEADEALSDSDKAAKIKQLQDEWQSIHDQVLAAGGLHIIGTERHESRRIDNQLRGRSGRQGDPGSSRFYLSLDDPLLRIFAGDRLRAVMERLKMPDGEPIEAGMVTRSIESAQRKVEGRNFDIRKQLLEYDDVANDQRKETYRLRNEVLESKDIGELIANLREDVLRSVCSFYVPLESMEEQWDLSGLENVLANDWGLTVDLQKWVEGSESVDDAEIVDRILAAAKEAYEAKVELSGRESFAGFERSVLLYSVDTHWREHLAALDHLRQGIHLRGYAQKDPKQEYRREAFELYGELLNVIKNDVVKSIMTVQIRSASELDQASESMNEDLAKLKDLQYQHADADMEVAGSTGDRGALIDIQPAPVRTGPKIGRNDPCSCGSGKKYKNCCGALT, from the coding sequence ATGGTAATCGGTCTTCTTAAAACCCTGGTCGGCAGTCGTAACGACCGCCTCTTAAAACAGTATCGCAAAGTCGTTGCCAAGGTTGGCGCTTTCGAGTCAATCCTGCAATCTTTGGATGATGCTGCGCTTGCCGCTAAAACTGCTGAATTTAAGTCACGTCTTGCTGCTGGCGAGTCTTTGGATGACATTACGCCTGAAGCATTTGCGGTTGTGCGCGAAGCTAGCGTACGCGTCATGAAGATGCGCCACTTCGATGCGCAATTGATGGGTGGACTTGCGCTTCATCAAGGCAAGATTGCTGAGATGGGTACTGGTGAGGGTAAAACTTTAACTGCAACCCTGCCTGTTTATTTGAATGCTTTGACTGGAAAAGGCGTTCACGTTGTTACCGTAAACGATTATTTGGCGCAACGTGATGCTGAATGGATGTCGACACTTTATAACTTCTTAGGCATGAAGGTTGGCGTGAATCTATCGCAGATGGATCACAAGACTAAGCAAGAGGCATACGCGGCCGATATTACTTACGGCACCAATAACGAATTCGGTTTTGACTATTTGCGCGATAACATGGTTCAAGATTTGGATCAGCGCGTACAACGTGGCTTAGCGTATGCCATCGTTGATGAAGTTGACTCCATTTTGATTGATGAAGCACGCACACCATTAATTATTTCTGGCCAGGCAGATGATCACACTGATTTGTATATCAAAATCAATGCGCTGCCAGCACACTTAGAGCGTCAGATTGGCGAAGAAAAAGCCGATGGTACTGGCGTTGAAAAGCCAGGCGACTATTGGGTAGATGAAAAGTCTCAGCAGGTCTATCTAACTGAGCAAGGTCACGATAAAGCTGAGCAGATCTTAGTACAGATTGGCGCCTTAAATGATGGCGATTCACTCTACTCCCCACAAAACATTACCTTGATGCATCACGTGTATGCAGCCCTACGTGCACACACTTTATATAACCGTGATCAGCATTATGTTGTGCAAAATAAAGAAGTCATCATCGTTGACGAATTTACTGGTCGTTTAATGCAGGGTCGTCGTTGGTCTGATGGCTTGCATCAAGCGGTGGAAGCGAAGGAAGGGGTGCCAATTCAGAATGAGAACCAGACTCTAGCGACCATTACCTTCCAGAACTATTTCCGGATGTATGGCAAATTGGCTGGTATGACGGGTACTGCTGATACAGAAGCGTATGAGTTCAAAGAAATTTATAACCTTGAAACTGTGGTCATTCCGCCAAATCGCATTAGCCAAAGAAAAGACAAGCAAGATCAAATTTATAAGTCTTCTCGCGAGCGCTATGACGCTGTAATTAAAGATATTGAAGATTGCTATGAGCGCGGTCAACCAGTATTGGTTGGCACAACCTCAATTGAAAACTCAGAATTAATCTCCGGCATATTAGAGAAACGCAAGTTACCGCATCAAGTCTTGAATGCAAAACAACATGCTCGCGAAGCGGAGATCATTGCGCAAGCAGGTCGACCAAAAATGATCACTATTGCTACCAATATGGCCGGCCGAGGCACAGACATTGTGTTGGGTGGCAACGTTGGTAAGCAGTCTGCATTAATTGAGGCTGATGAGGCGCTTTCGGATTCAGACAAGGCGGCCAAGATTAAGCAACTGCAAGATGAGTGGCAAAGCATTCATGATCAAGTGCTAGCTGCGGGTGGTTTGCATATTATTGGTACCGAGCGTCATGAGAGCCGTCGTATTGACAATCAGTTAAGAGGCCGCTCTGGTCGTCAAGGCGATCCAGGTTCCTCACGCTTCTATCTGTCTTTAGATGATCCATTGCTTCGCATCTTCGCTGGTGATCGCTTGCGAGCTGTTATGGAGCGCTTGAAGATGCCTGACGGTGAGCCAATTGAAGCGGGCATGGTCACGCGTTCTATTGAGTCCGCCCAGCGTAAGGTCGAAGGTCGAAACTTTGATATTCGTAAGCAGTTACTTGAGTACGACGACGTTGCAAATGACCAGCGTAAAGAAACTTATCGCCTCAGAAATGAAGTGCTTGAGAGTAAAGATATTGGTGAGCTAATCGCCAACTTGCGTGAAGATGTATTGCGTTCTGTTTGTTCCTTCTACGTTCCATTGGAGTCCATGGAAGAGCAGTGGGACTTAAGCGGGCTGGAGAATGTACTGGCGAATGACTGGGGCTTAACCGTTGATTTGCAGAAATGGGTCGAGGGCTCCGAAAGTGTTGATGATGCAGAGATTGTTGACCGCATATTAGCAGCAGCCAAAGAGGCTTATGAAGCCAAGGTTGAGTTATCAGGCCGTGAATCTTTTGCTGGTTTTGAGCGTTCTGTACTTCTCTATAGTGTCGATACCCATTGGCGTGAGCACTTAGCTGCTTTGGATCACCTGCGTCAAGGTATTCATTTGCGTGGCTACGCCCAAAAAGATCCAAAACAAGAATATCGTCGTGAAGCATTTGAGTTGTATGGCGAACTCTTGAACGTTATCAAGAATGATGTTGTTAAGAGCATCATGACGGTGCAGATTCGTAGCGCAAGTGAGTTGGATCAAGCATCAGAATCCATGAATGAAGACTTAGCTAAATTGAAAGATCTTCAGTATCAACATGCCGATGCTGACATGGAGGTTGCAGGTTCTACCGGTGATCGCGGCGCACTAATTGATATTCAACCGGCACCGGTTCGTACTGGACCTAAGATTGGTCGTAACGATCCTTGCTCATGTGGCAGTGGCAAAAAGTATAAAAATTGCTGCGGTGCATTGACTTAA
- a CDS encoding peroxiredoxin, whose product MIAVGQKLPNATLYEFMNEETEGCALGPNAFEVEKLAAGKKIVIFALPGAFTPTCSAKHVPGYVEHFDAIKAKGVDEIWCISVNDPFVMGAWGRDQKVGKKIRMLGDGSGEFTKKVGLELDLIARGLGVRSDRYAMIVEDGVVKSLDREAPGKFEVSDAASILKKL is encoded by the coding sequence ATGATTGCTGTTGGACAAAAACTACCAAACGCCACTCTTTATGAATTTATGAATGAAGAGACTGAAGGCTGTGCATTAGGCCCTAATGCTTTTGAAGTTGAGAAGCTTGCGGCTGGTAAAAAGATTGTGATCTTTGCATTGCCTGGCGCCTTTACGCCAACCTGTTCTGCAAAGCATGTTCCCGGATATGTTGAACACTTCGATGCAATTAAAGCAAAGGGTGTGGATGAAATTTGGTGCATCTCTGTCAATGACCCGTTTGTCATGGGTGCATGGGGTCGTGATCAAAAGGTTGGAAAGAAAATTCGCATGTTGGGTGATGGCAGTGGCGAGTTCACTAAGAAAGTGGGCTTGGAATTGGATTTGATTGCTCGTGGTTTGGGTGTGCGCTCAGATCGTTATGCCATGATCGTAGAAGACGGCGTAGTGAAAAGTTTAGATCGTGAAGCTCCAGGCAAGTTTGAAGTAAGTGATGCTGCTTCCATTCTGAAAAAACTGTAA
- the lpxC gene encoding UDP-3-O-acyl-N-acetylglucosamine deacetylase encodes MMKQRTIATPVKTVGIGLHSGRKVTISIKPAPVNSGVQFVRVDTPEQSVVPATALAVCDTRLASVIQKDGVRVSTVEHLLSACAGLGLDNLLIELDGEEVPIMDGSAASFLFLIESAGIVEQEAARQFVVIKKIVEVRDSDKLARLEPFFGFKLDFTIDFKHPAVDKTGQRFVVDFAEHAYRSEIGRARTFGFAHEVEALREMGLARGGSLDNAIVLDEHRILNNEELRYEDEFVRHKILDAIGDLYLVGHPIVGAYVAEKSGHALNNALLRKLLEDPSSYEISGFAENKAPEAYSQESQPLFF; translated from the coding sequence ATGATGAAGCAAAGAACCATTGCCACTCCGGTGAAAACCGTTGGGATTGGTTTGCACTCTGGTCGGAAGGTGACGATTTCGATTAAACCTGCACCGGTTAATTCAGGGGTTCAGTTTGTGCGTGTCGATACTCCAGAGCAGTCAGTAGTGCCTGCAACTGCCCTGGCTGTATGTGACACACGTCTTGCATCTGTGATTCAAAAAGATGGTGTGCGAGTTTCTACGGTTGAGCATCTACTATCGGCCTGTGCTGGCTTAGGTCTAGACAATCTACTGATTGAACTTGATGGTGAAGAAGTGCCCATCATGGATGGTAGCGCTGCTTCCTTTTTATTTTTGATTGAGTCTGCTGGCATAGTTGAGCAGGAGGCTGCACGTCAATTTGTCGTGATTAAAAAAATAGTTGAGGTGCGCGACAGTGACAAGCTTGCCCGTCTCGAACCCTTCTTTGGATTCAAGTTAGATTTCACAATCGACTTCAAACATCCTGCGGTTGATAAAACAGGACAGCGCTTTGTTGTCGATTTTGCGGAGCATGCTTATCGAAGTGAGATTGGACGTGCTCGTACTTTTGGATTTGCGCACGAAGTGGAGGCTCTCAGAGAGATGGGTCTTGCGCGTGGTGGTAGCTTAGATAACGCGATTGTTTTAGATGAGCATCGTATTTTGAATAACGAAGAACTTCGTTACGAAGATGAGTTTGTGCGCCACAAAATTTTGGATGCGATTGGTGACCTTTACTTAGTGGGCCATCCAATTGTGGGCGCGTATGTAGCTGAAAAATCAGGCCATGCTCTGAATAACGCTTTATTACGTAAGCTCTTGGAAGACCCAAGTTCTTATGAAATTAGTGGCTTTGCTGAAAACAAGGCGCCTGAAGCTTACTCACAAGAAAGTCAGCCACTGTTCTTTTAG
- a CDS encoding 4Fe-4S dicluster domain-containing protein produces the protein MQKSLHINADKCTGCLQCEMACSFEHYGVFNTSKSRIKVFEFHLTGKKVPYTCTQCSEAWCLQACPVDAIRVDLVTGAKVVSEDTCVGCKVCTISCPFGTINYVQDTGKVQKCDLCGGDPACATACPTQAITYVDSDWTGLDKMREWADKLGNQAASNK, from the coding sequence ATGCAAAAGTCCCTGCACATCAACGCAGATAAATGTACCGGCTGTCTTCAGTGTGAAATGGCCTGTAGTTTTGAGCACTATGGCGTATTCAATACCTCTAAATCACGTATTAAGGTATTTGAATTTCACCTTACTGGTAAAAAAGTTCCATACACCTGCACTCAATGTTCTGAGGCTTGGTGTTTACAAGCCTGTCCTGTTGATGCTATTCGAGTGGATCTAGTAACTGGTGCTAAGGTAGTTTCTGAGGATACCTGTGTTGGCTGCAAGGTATGCACAATCTCCTGTCCTTTTGGCACGATCAACTATGTTCAAGACACTGGAAAAGTGCAGAAGTGCGATTTATGTGGGGGAGACCCAGCATGTGCAACAGCTTGTCCAACTCAGGCCATTACCTATGTAGATTCTGATTGGACCGGTTTAGACAAAATGCGTGAATGGGCCGACAAGCTAGGCAATCAAGCCGCTTCAAATAAATAA
- the ftsZ gene encoding cell division protein FtsZ, with protein sequence MEFEMLDQEIAGKTIIKVVGVGGAGGNAVQHMIRRGVNGVEFICMNTDAGALQRSEASVNLQLGSSGLGAGAKPEIGAASAEEARARIADTLQGAHMVFITAGMGGGTGTGAAPIVAQVAKEMGILTVGVISKPFDFEGVKRLKVAENGAAELESYVDSLIVVLNEKLFEVMGEDAEFDKAFACADDVLHNAVSGIAEIINVQGLINVDFEDVKTVMGEQGKAMMGTATVSGMDRARLAAEAAVASPLLEGVDLSGARGVLVNITASRSLKLSETREVMAAIRGYAADDATVIFGTVYDESLGDALRVTVVATGLNNPQARKANQPEVVWRQATGTHDAMPTMADLNTFAPSSASAAISKVSLDSALNTSAGMALTGSGTAPAIATQPASTGVDYSQYDLPRVFRSSREATPAPTLGADSSPQAKTLLDKGADYYEIPAFLRKQAD encoded by the coding sequence ATGGAATTTGAAATGTTAGATCAAGAAATAGCCGGCAAAACCATTATTAAAGTGGTTGGAGTTGGCGGGGCTGGTGGTAATGCAGTCCAACACATGATCCGTCGCGGTGTAAATGGCGTAGAGTTCATTTGCATGAACACCGATGCTGGCGCATTGCAGCGCTCTGAAGCATCTGTGAATTTGCAACTGGGCTCTAGCGGATTGGGTGCTGGCGCTAAACCAGAAATCGGTGCAGCTTCTGCTGAAGAGGCTCGTGCTCGCATTGCCGATACTCTGCAAGGTGCACACATGGTATTCATCACTGCAGGTATGGGTGGTGGTACTGGCACTGGCGCAGCGCCAATCGTAGCTCAGGTAGCAAAAGAAATGGGCATTTTGACCGTTGGCGTCATTAGTAAGCCATTTGACTTTGAAGGTGTTAAGCGCTTAAAGGTTGCTGAAAATGGTGCGGCTGAGCTTGAGTCATATGTGGATTCATTGATTGTGGTGCTCAATGAGAAACTCTTTGAAGTGATGGGCGAAGATGCTGAGTTTGATAAGGCATTTGCTTGTGCTGACGATGTATTGCATAACGCGGTTTCTGGTATTGCAGAAATCATCAATGTTCAAGGTTTAATTAACGTTGACTTTGAAGACGTGAAAACTGTGATGGGTGAGCAAGGCAAAGCCATGATGGGAACTGCAACAGTTTCTGGTATGGATCGTGCACGCTTAGCTGCTGAAGCTGCAGTTGCCTCACCGCTCCTCGAGGGCGTTGACTTATCTGGTGCTCGTGGCGTATTGGTCAACATCACCGCTAGCCGTTCATTGAAATTGTCTGAGACCCGTGAAGTAATGGCTGCGATTCGTGGTTATGCTGCTGATGATGCAACCGTGATCTTCGGTACTGTGTATGACGAAAGCTTGGGCGATGCATTGCGCGTCACTGTGGTTGCTACAGGTTTGAATAATCCACAAGCTCGCAAAGCAAATCAGCCAGAAGTAGTTTGGAGACAAGCTACTGGTACGCATGATGCAATGCCAACCATGGCTGATCTCAATACTTTTGCTCCCTCTAGTGCATCAGCTGCGATTAGTAAAGTGAGCTTGGATTCTGCGTTGAATACTAGTGCAGGTATGGCCTTGACTGGTTCTGGTACTGCGCCTGCAATCGCAACACAACCAGCAAGCACTGGGGTTGATTACAGTCAGTATGATTTGCCTCGGGTGTTTCGTAGCTCTCGTGAGGCGACTCCTGCGCCGACTTTAGGTGCAGATAGCTCCCCTCAGGCAAAGACCTTGCTTGATAAAGGGGCTGACTACTATGAAATCCCTGCTTTTTTACGTAAGCAAGCAGATTAA